CTGCCTGCTGTGCGTTCTCGCCCTACTTGCATCGGCAGTGGCAACCTTCGCTGCGGATGGGCCTGGAGCAACGCCCCAGATTCTGCTGAACGCGGGATTCGAGAAGGGGGAGGGCTCCCGGGCTGCTGATTGGGGCTTGTGGCCGCCTGCTGGGAGTGAAGCCGGGGTCGGCAGCACCTGCGACCTTGAGGTGAAGCGCAGCGGTCTCGCAAGCGGACGTCTGCAGGTGACTCGCGACGACTTCAGCGGTGTCTGCACCTTCCACCACCCGGCGGTTGCGGTGGAAGCTGGGCAGGAGCTGGTGCTCCAGTACTGGATCAAGGCGCAGGGCGTGGCCGACCAGTGTGGATGCGACGTGCAGCTCCGGCACGGAACGCAGGAGATCGTCGGCAGCGCGGCAGCTCCGACGGAGAAGGGCCGCTTTGACTGGAAGCTCGTCACCCACCGGTTCACCGTACCGGCCGGGACTGACCACGTGTGCGTGGTCCCGCTCCTGCGAGGCAAGGGCACCGTGTGGTTTGACGACCTGGCCCTGTACGCAACCCCCTCGGTGTCTCCGGCACGCCTCACGCAGCCCCCCGTGGTTGACGGTGATCTGGGGGACACGTGCTGGCAGAGCGTGACGCCGGTCTCGGGCTTCGTCCTGGCCGACGGTTCGGGTCTGCCGGAGCGCAGCACCTCCGTCTGGGCGGCCTACGATCCCGGGCACCTGTACTTCGCCTTCCGCTGCGAGAAGAGGCCGGGCG
This genomic window from Armatimonadia bacterium contains:
- a CDS encoding carbohydrate binding family 9 domain-containing protein, with product MRAWRLPACLLCVLALLASAVATFAADGPGATPQILLNAGFEKGEGSRAADWGLWPPAGSEAGVGSTCDLEVKRSGLASGRLQVTRDDFSGVCTFHHPAVAVEAGQELVLQYWIKAQGVADQCGCDVQLRHGTQEIVGSAAAPTEKGRFDWKLVTHRFTVPAGTDHVCVVPLLRGKGTVWFDDLALYATPSVSPARLTQPPVVDGDLGDTCWQSVTPVSGFVLADGSGLPERSTSVWAAYDPGHLYFAFRCEKRPGDKLVKTLTQRDGVVWDDDEVELFLNPRGDWGDYYQFIVNPLGTKYDSHLTDASWNANWQAAARDGETAWTVEIAIPLSELPLDLSTGRDWCANFGRGDKVGGQASSWSCVFGGFHTPGRFGQLTGMDLDLTSYYLADAQARVGAVRRDYDTALTGLDLKTAPAAVAEPVRWPAEKLRQGLQQLEDILARPTAATAQDWARIRPDALKLAEEVTALRAASLRLRA